Proteins encoded in a region of the Neoarius graeffei isolate fNeoGra1 chromosome 3, fNeoGra1.pri, whole genome shotgun sequence genome:
- the LOC132883445 gene encoding mucin-2-like isoform X1, translating into MKRKELILLILSSILQIIFGQSTTWGTSTSSETNAGMTSEPASTSPSRSKTIITLETSTGVTSERPSTSPSGSTTVITLEISTGVTSEPPTTSPSGPTTAITLETSTGVTSEPASSSPSGSTTAIKVETSTGVTSEPPSTSPSGSTTGITLETSTGVTSEPPSSSPSGPTTAITLETSTGVISEPPSSSSGQTTAITLETSTGVTSEPPSTSPSGSTTGVTVETSAGVTSEPASSSPSGTTTAITLETSTGVTSEPASSSPSGPTTATTLETSTGVTAEPASSSPSGTTTATTLETSTGVTSETVSTSPSGSTTAITLETSTVVTSGPASSSPSGATTAITLETSTGVTSEPPSTSPSGSTTGVTLETSTGVPSEPPSSSPSGPTTAITLQTSTGVTSELPTTSPSGPTTAITLETSTGVTSEPASSSPSGTTTAITLETTTGVTSELPSTSPSGSTTGVPVETSTGVPSEPPTTSPSGSTTGVTLETSTGVTSEPASSSPSGTTTAITLETSTGVTSEPPSTSPSGPTTGVTVETSTGVTSEPPTTSPSGSTTAITLETSTGVTSEPPSTSPSGATTGVTLETSTGVTSEPASSSPSGPTTAITLETSTGVPSEPPTTSSGSTTGVTLETSTGVTSEPASSSPSGSTTATTLETSTGVTSEPASSSPSGPTTAITLETSTSVPSEPPSTSPSGSTTGVTLETSTVVTSGPASSSPSGSTTAITLETSTGVTSKAPSSSPSGTTTAITLETSTGVTSEPPSTSPSGPTTAITLETSTGVTSEPPPSSPSGSTTAITLETSTGVTSEPPTTSPSGATTAITLETSTGVTSEPASSSPSGTTAITLETSTGVTSEVPSTSPSGSTTGVTSEPASTSPSGATTAITLETSIGVTSEPASSSPSGTTAITLETSTGVTSELPSTSPSGSTTGVTSEPASSSPSGPTTTITLETSTGVTSEPPSTSPSGSTTAITLETSTGVPSEPQTTSPSGSTTGVTLETSTGVTSEPASSSPSGPTTATTLEPSTGVTAEPASSSPSGTTTATTLETSTGVTSETVSTSPSGSTTAITLETSTVVTSGPASSSPSGATTAITLETSTGVTSEPPSTSPSGSTTGVTLETSTGVPSEPPSSSPSGPTTAITLQTSTGVTSELPTTSPSGPTTAITLEASTGVTSEPASSSPSGTTTAITLETTTGVTSELPSTSPSGSTTGVPVETSTGVPSEPPTTSPSGSTTGVTLETSTGVTSEPASSSPSGTTTAITLETSTGVTSEPPSTSPSGPTTGVTVETSTGVTSEPPTTSPSGSTTAITLETSTGVTSEPPSTSPSGATTGVTLETSTGVTSEPASSSPSGPTTAITLETSTGVPSEPPTTSSGSTTGVTLETSTGVTSEPASSSPSGSTTATTLETSTGVTSEPASSSPSGTTTATTLETSTGVTSEPASTSPSGSITAITLETSTGVTSKAPSSSPSGPTTAITLETSTGVPSEPPSTSPSGSTTGVTLETSTVVTSGPASSSRSGTTTAITLETSTGVTSEPPSTSPSGPTTGVTLETSTGVPSEPPSSSPSGPNTAITLQTSTGITSEPASSPPSGSTTAITLETSTGDTSEPPTTSPSGPTTAITLVTSTGVTSEPASSSPSGTATAITLETSTGVTSELPSTSPSGSTTAITLETSTGVTSEPPSTSPSGSTTGVTLETSTGVISEPASSSPSGTTTAITLETSTGVTSEPPTTSPSGPTTAITLETSTGVTSEPASSSPSGTATAITLETSTGVTSELPSTSPSGSTTAITLETSTGVTSEPPSTSPSRSTTGVTLETSTGVTSEPASSSPSGTTTAITLETSTGVTSEPPTTSPSGPTTAITLETSTGVTSEPASSSPSGTTTAITLETSTGFTSEQPSSSPLVSTTGVTLETSTGVTSEPPSTSPSGSTTAITLETSIGVTSEPPSSSPSGPTTAITLEASTVVTSEPPSTSLSGSTIGVTLETSTGVTSGPPPSSPSGPATAITLEASTGVTSEPPSTSPSGPTTGVTVETSTGVTSEPPSTTPSGSTTAITLEASTGVTSDPPSTSPSRSTTPVFLETSTVVTSELPSTSPSGSTTGVTLETSTRVSSEPPSTSPSGSTTDVTLETSTRVTSEPQSTTPSGSTTAITLEASTGVTSEPPSTSPSRSTTPVILETSTVVTSEPPSTTPSGSTTAITLETSTGVTSEPPSTSPSRSTTPVILETSTVVTSEPPSTTPSGSTTAITLEASTGVTSEPPSTSPSRSTTPVILETSTVVTSEPPSTTPSGSTTAITLEASTGVTSEPPSTSPSRSTTPVILETSTVVTSEPPSTTPSGSTTAITLETSTGVTSEPPSTSPSRSTTPVILETSTVVTSMPPSTTPSGSTTAITLEASTGVTSEPPSTSPSRSTTPVILETSTVVTSEPPSTTSSDSTTAITLETSTVESTTASSPDIRTMSFTSPEEFDHELSNHSSPKFAQRANLVKTKLEPILKNKSSNFISLTVIRFRPGSIITDMNLYYTYRNGLPNDSEIITTIQDADTGLNITKAFVTQIATTATPLAKSTPKATSGAATMKTLSPTATTKATIKPTAITTNAATATTKTLAPTATTKATIKPTAITTNAATATTKTLAPTATTKATIKPTAITTNAATATTKTLAPTATTKATIKPTAITTNAATATTKTLAPTATTKATIKPTAITTNAATATTKTLAPTATTKATVKPTVITTNAATVTTKTLSPTATTKATIKPTAITTNAATATTKTLAPTATTKATIKPTVITTNAATATTKTLAPTATTKATIKPTVITTNAATVTTKTLSPTATTKATIKPTVITTNAATATTKTLAPTATTKATIKPTVITTNAATATTKTLAPTATTKATIKPTVITTNAATVTTKTLSPTATTKATIKPTAITTNAATATTKTLAPTATTKATIKPTVITTNAATAITKTLAPTATTKATIKPTVITTNAATVTTKTLSPTATTKATIKPTVITTNAATATTKTLAPTATTKATIKPTVITTNAATVTTKTLSPTATTKATIKPTAITTNAATATTKTLAPTATTKATIKPTVITTNAATATTKTLAPTATTKATIKPTTITTKAATTTTKKATTETTTTPTTTTTTTTTTTTKPTTKTTTTTTTTTTTTTTTVAATHPQPTVEMSVGLKRPYVPELANPQSQEFKELAAIVTKVFNLIYKALYGSRFLWSTVRAFRPQNRRADDFTQADVELVFNESSTKPLPSGAEVVNKLKDIAENNNTFDVEFDATAISVINEPHRVPVEFRTNGTFEAALSDSSSDLFTNRALMIKTGLNPFFVADFPTAFTILTISNFSNGVLKEQTDSILNFMDVNFASSAQLPSNTQIGETILRAANDTSLPFKIFLNDIIVNGTLISSSGISSKINMFMACFMVAVSLLFTWSS; encoded by the exons ATGAAGAGAAAAGAACTGATCCTGTTAATACTGA GTAGCATTCTGCAAATCATATTTGGACAATCAACAACGTGGGGAACATCGACAAGCAGTGAAACAAATGCAGGTATGACATCAGAGCCagcatcaacttctccatcaagATCAAAGACAATTAtcacactggaaacatcaacaggtgttacatcagaacGACCATCAACATCTCCTTCAGGATCAACAACAGTTATCACACTGGAAATatcaacaggtgttacatcagagcCACCAACAACTTCTCCTTCAGGACCAACTACAGCTAtcacactggaaacatcaacaggtgtcaCATCAGAGCCAGCATCTAGTTCTCCTTCAGGATCAACTACAGCTATCAAagtggaaacatcaacaggtgtcacatcagagccaccatcaacttctccttcAGGATCAACTACAGGCATAAcattggaaacatcaacaggtgtcaCATCAGAACCACCATCTAGTTCTCCTTCAGGACCAACTACAGCTAtcacactggaaacatcaacaggtgttatATCAGAACCACCATCTAGTTCTTCAGGACAAACTACAGCTAtcacactggaaacatcaacaggcgTTACATCCgaaccaccatcaacttctccttcAGGATCAACTACAGGTGTAACAGTGGAAACATCAGCAGGCGTCACATCAGAGCCAGCATCTAGTTCTCCTTCAGGAACAACAACAGCTAtcacactggaaacatcaacaggtgtcaCATCAGAACCAGCATCTAGTTCTCCTTCAGGACCAACTACAGCTACcacactggaaacatcaacaggtgtcaCAGCAGAGCCAGCATCTAGTTCTCCTTCAGGAACAACAACAGCTACCACACTGGAAACATCAACGGGTGTGACATCAGAAACAGTATCAACTTCTCCTTCAGGATCAACTACAGCTATCACATTGGAAACATCAACAGTTGTCACATCAGGGCCAGCATCTAGTTCTCCTTCAGGAGCAACAACAGCTATCACACtcgaaacatcaacaggtgttacatcagagccaccatcaacttctccttcAGGATCAACTACAGGTGTAAcattggaaacatcaacaggtgttccATCAGAACCACCATCTAGTTCTCCTTCAGGACCAACTACAGCTATCACACTGCAAACATCAACAGGTGTCACATCAGAACTACCAACAACTTCTCCTTCAGGACCAACTACAGCTAtcacactggaaacatcaacaggtgtcaCATCAGAGCCAGCATCTAGTTCTCCTTCAGGAACAACAACAGCTATCACACTGGAAACAACAACAGGTGTCACATCAGAACTACCATCAACATCTCCTTCAGGATCAACTACAGGTGTACCagtggaaacatcaacaggtgttccATCAGAGCCACCAACAACTTCTCCTTCAGGATCAACTACAGGTGTAAcattggaaacatcaacaggtgtcaCATCAGAACCAGCATCTAGTTCTCCTTCAGGAACAACAACAGCTAtcacactggaaacatcaacaggtgttacatcagagccaccatcaacttctccttcAGGACCAACTACAGGTGTAACAGTGGAAACATCAACAGGCGTTACATCAGAGCCACCAACAACTTCTCCTTCAGGATCAACTACAGCTAtcacactggaaacatcaacaggtgtgacatcagagccaccatcaacttctccttcAGGAGCAACAACAGGTGTAAcattggaaacatcaacaggtgtcaCATCAGAGCCAGCATCTAGTTCTCCTTCAGGACCAACTACAGCTAtcacactggaaacatcaacaggtgttccATCAGAGCCACCAACAACTTCTTCAGGATCAACTACAGGTGTAAcattggaaacatcaacaggtgtcaCATCAGAACCAGCATCTAGTTCTCCTTCAGGATCAACTACAGCTACcacactggaaacatcaacaggtgtcaCATCAGAGCCAGCATCTAGTTCTCCTTCAGGACCAACTACAGCTAtcacactggaaacatcaacaagtgttccatcagaaccaccatcaacttctccttcAGGATCAACTACAGGTGTAACATTGGAAACATCAACAGTTGTCACATCAGGGCCAGCATCTAGTTCTCCTTCAGGATCAACTACAGCTATCAcattggaaacatcaacagggGTTACATCAAAAGCACCATCAAGTTCCCCTTCAGGAACAACTACAGCTAtcacactggaaacatcaacaggtgtgacatcagaaccaccatcaacttctccttcAGGACCAACTACAGCTAtcacactggaaacatcaacaggtgtgaCATCAGAGCCACCACCTAGTTCTCCTTCAGGATCAACTACAGCTAtcacactggaaacatcaacTGGTGTTACATCAGAGCCACCAACAACTTCTCCTTCAGGAGCAACTACAGCTAtcacactggaaacatcaacaggtgtcaCATCAGAGCCAGCATCTAGTTCTCCTTCAGGAACAACAGCTAtcacactggaaacatcaacaggtgtcaCATCAGAAGTACCATCAACATCTCCTTCAGGATCAACTACAGGTGTCACATCAGAGCCAGCATCAACTTCTCCTTCAGGAGCAACAACAGCTATCACACTGGAAACATCAATAGGTGTCACATCAGAGCCAGCATCTAGTTCTCCTTCAGGAACAACAGCTAtcacactggaaacatcaacaggtgtcaCATCAGAACTGCCATCAACATCTCCTTCAGGATCAACTACAGGTGTCACATCAGAGCCAGCATCTAGTTCTCCTTCAGGACCAACTACAACTATCACACtcgaaacatcaacaggtgttacatcagagccaccatcaacttctccttcaggatcaactacagccatcacactggaaacatcaacaggtgttccATCAGAGCCACAAACAACTTCTCCTTCAGGATCAACTACAGGTGTAAcattggaaacatcaacaggtgtcaCATCAGAACCAGCATCTAGTTCTCCTTCAGGACCAACTACAGCTACCACACTGGAACCATCAACAGGTGTCACAGCAGAGCCAGCATCTAGTTCTCCTTCAGGAACAACAACAGCTACCACACTGGAAACATCAACGGGTGTGACATCAGAAACAGTATCAACTTCTCCTTCAGGATCAACTACAGCTATCACATTGGAAACATCAACAGTTGTCACATCAGGGCCAGCATCTAGTTCTCCTTCAGGAGCAACAACAGCTATCACACtcgaaacatcaacaggtgttacatcagagccaccatcaacttctccttcAGGATCAACTACAGGTGTAAcattggaaacatcaacaggtgttccATCAGAACCACCATCTAGTTCTCCTTCAGGACCAACTACAGCTATCACACTGCAAACATCAACAGGTGTCACATCAGAACTACCAACAACTTCTCCTTCAGGACCAACTACAGCTATCACACTGGAAGCATCAACAGGTGTCACATCAGAGCCAGCATCTAGTTCTCCTTCAGGAACAACAACAGCTATCACACTGGAAACAACAACAGGTGTCACATCAGAACTACCATCAACATCTCCTTCAGGATCAACTACAGGTGTACCagtggaaacatcaacaggtgttccATCAGAGCCACCAACAACTTCTCCTTCAGGATCAACTACAGGTGTAAcattggaaacatcaacaggtgtcaCATCAGAACCAGCATCTAGTTCTCCTTCAGGAACAACAACAGCTAtcacactggaaacatcaacaggtgttacatcagagccaccatcaacttctccttcAGGACCAACTACAGGTGTAACAGTGGAAACATCAACAGGCGTTACATCAGAGCCACCAACAACTTCTCCTTCAGGATCAACTACAGCTAtcacactggaaacatcaacaggtgtgacatcagagccaccatcaacttctccttcAGGAGCAACAACAGGTGTAAcattggaaacatcaacaggtgtcaCATCAGAGCCAGCATCTAGTTCTCCTTCAGGACCAACTACAGCTAtcacactggaaacatcaacaggtgttccATCAGAGCCACCAACAACTTCTTCAGGATCAACTACAGGTGTAAcattggaaacatcaacaggtgtcaCATCAGAACCAGCATCTAGTTCTCCTTCAGGATCAACTACAGCTACtacactggaaacatcaacaggtgtcaCATCAGAGCCAGCATCTAGTTCTCCTTCAGGAACAACAACAGCTACCACACTGGAAACATCAACGGGTGTGACATCAGAACCAGCATCAACTTCTCCTTCAGGATCAATTACAGCTATCAcattggaaacatcaacagggGTTACATCAAAAGCACCATCAAGTTCCCCTTCAGGACCAACTACAGCTAtcacactggaaacatcaacaggtgttccatcagaaccaccatcaacttctccttcAGGATCAACTACAGGTGTAACATTGGAAACATCAACAGTTGTCACATCAGGGCCAGCATCTAGTTCTCGTTCAGGAACAACAACAGCTATCACACtcgaaacatcaacaggtgttacatcagagccaccatcaacttctccttcAGGACCAACTACAGGTGTAAcattggaaacatcaacaggtgttccATCAGAACCACCATCTAGTTCTCCTTCAGGACCAAATACAGCTATCACACTGCAAACATCAACAGGTATCACATCAGAGCCAGCATCTAGTCCTCCTTCAGGATCAACTACAGCTAtcacactggaaacatcaacaggtgatACATCAGAGCCACCAACAACTTCTCCTTCAGGACCAACTACAGCTATCACACTGGTAACATCAACAGGTGTCACATCAGAGCCAGCATCTAGTTCTCCTTCAGGAACAGCAACAGCTAtcacactggaaacatcaacaggtgtcaCATCAGAACTACCATCAACATCTCCTTCAGGATCAACTACAGCTATCACACtcgaaacatcaacaggtgtcacatcagagccaccatcaacttctccttcAGGATCAACTACAGGTGTAAcattggaaacatcaacaggtgtcaTATCAGAACCAGCATCGAGTTCTCCTTCAGGAACAACAACAGCTAtcacactggaaacatcaacaggtgttacatcagagcCACCAACAACTTCTCCTTCAGGACCAACTACAGCTAtcacactggaaacatcaacaggtgtcaCATCAGAACCAGCATCTAGTTCTCCTTCAGGAACAGCAACAGCTAtcacactggaaacatcaacaggtgtcaCATCAGAACTACCATCAACATCTCCTTCAGGATCAACTACAGCTATCACACtcgaaacatcaacaggtgtcaCATCAGAGCCACCATCAACATCTCCTTCACGATCAACTACAGGTGTAAcattggaaacatcaacaggtgtcaCATCAGAACCAGCATCGAGTTCTCCTTCAGGAACAACAACAGCTAtcacactggaaacatcaacaggtgttacatcagagcCACCAACAACTTCTCCTTCAGGACCAACTACAGCTAtcacactggaaacatcaacaggtgtcaCATCAGAGCCAGCATCTAGTTCTCCTTCAGGAACAACAACAGCTAtcacactggaaacatcaacaggttttACATCAGAACAACCATCATCTTCTCCTTTAGTATCAACTACAGGTGTaacactggaaacatcaacaggtgtcacatcagagccaccatcaacttctccttcAGGATCAACTACAGCTATCACACTGGAAACATCAATAGGTGTGACATCAGAGCCACCATCTAGTTCTCCTTCAGGACCAACTACAGCTATCACACTGGAAGCATCAACAGTTGTTACATCAgagccaccatcaacttctctttCAGGATCAACTATAGGTGTAAcattggaaacatcaacaggtgtgaCATCAGGGCCACCACCTAGTTCTCCTTCAGGACCAGCTACAGCTATCACGCTAGAAGcatcaacaggtgttacatcagagccaccatcaacttctccttcAGGACCAACTACAGGTGTAACAGTGGAAACATCAACAGGCGTTACATCAGAGCCACCATCAACTACTCCATCAGGATCAACTACAGCTATCACACTGGAAGcatcaacaggtgttacatcagatccaccatcaacttctccatcaagATCAACTACACCTGTTTTCTTGGAAACATCAACAGTTGTTACATCAGAGCTACCATCAACTTCTCCTTCAGGATCGACTACAGGTGtcacactggaaacatcaacacGTGTTTCATCAgagccaccatcaacttctccttcAGGATCAACTACAGATGTAACACTAGAAACATCAACACGTGTTACATCAGAGCCACAATCAACTACTCCATCAGGATCAACTACAGCTATCACACTGGAAGcatcaacaggtgttacatcagaaccaccatcaacttctccatcaagATCAACTACACCTGTTATCCTGGAAACATCAACAGTTGTTACATCAGAGCCACCATCAACTACTCCATCTGGATCAACTACAGCTAtcacactggaaacatcaacaggtgttacatcagaaccaccatcaacttctccatcaagatcaactacacctgttatcctggaaacatcaacagttgttacatcagagccaccatcaactactccatcaggatcaactacagctatcacactggaagcatcaacaggtgttacatcagaaccaccatcaacttctccatcaagatcaactacacctgttatcctggaaacatcaacagttgttacatcagagccaccatcaactactccatcaggatcaactacagctatcacactggaagcatcaacaggtgttacatcagaaccaccatcaacttctccatcaagATCAACTACACCTGTTATCCTGGAAACATCAACAGTTGTTACATCAGAGCCACCATCAACTACTCCATCTGGATCAACTACAGCTAtcacactggaaacatcaacaggtgttacatcagaaccaccatcaacttctccatcaagATCAACTACACCTGTTATCCTGGAAACATCAACAGTTGTTACATCAATGCCACCATCAACTACTCCATCAGGATCAACTACAGCTATCACACTGGAAGcatcaacaggtgttacatcagaaccaccatcaacttctccatcaagATCAACTACACCTGTTATCCTGGAAACATCGACAGTTGTTACATCAGAGCCACCATCAACTACTTCATCAGACTCAACTACAGCTAtcacactggaaacatcaacag TAGAATCTACAACAGCAAGTTCACCTGATATACGGACTATGAGCTTTACTTCTCCTGAAGAATTTGATCATGAACTATCAAACCATTCTTCACCTAAATTTGCTCAACGAGCAAACCTTGTCAAAACAAAG CTTGAACCAATCCTTAAGAACAAATCCAGCAACTTCATTTCCCTAACAGTGATTCGTTTCAG GCCTGGATCAATCATCACAGATATGAATTTATACTACACATATCGTAACGGTCTTCCCAATGATTCAGAAATCATTACAACAATACAGGACGCTGATACAGGTTTAAACATAACTAAAGCTTTTG TAACACAAATAGCAACTACTGCTACTCCTCTGGCCAAATCTACTCCCAAAGCAACTTCTGGTGCTGCTACTATGAAAACACTTTCTCCAACAGCTACAACAAAAGCAACTATAAAGCCTACAGCAATTACTACAAATGCAGCTACTGCTACTACAAAAACACTTGCTCCAACAGCTACAACAAAAGCAACTATAAAGCCTACAGCAATTACTACAAATGCAGCTACTGCTACTACAAAAACACTTGCTCCAACAGCTACAACAAAAGCAACTATAAAGCCTACAGCAATTACTACAAATGCAGCTACTGCTACTACAAAAACACTTGCTCCAACAGCTACAACAAAAGCAACTATAAAGCCTACAGCAATTACTACAAATGCAGCTACTGCTACTACAAAAACACTTGCTCCAACAGCTACAACAAAAGCAACTATAAAGCCTACAGCAATTACTACAAATGCAGCTACTGCTACTACGAAAACACTTGCTCCAACAGCTACAACAAAAGCAACTGTAAAGCCTACAGTAATTACGACAAATGCAGCTACTGTTACTACAAAAACACTTTCTCCAACAGCTACAACAAAAGCAACTATAAAGCCTACAGCAATTACTACAAATGCAGCTACTGCTACTACGAAAACACTTGCTCCAACAGCTACAACAAAAGCAACTATAAAGCCTACAGTAATTACTACAAATGCAGCTACTGCTACTACGAAAACACTTGCTCCAACAGCTACAACAAAAGCAACTATAAAGCCTACAGTAATTACTACAAATGCAGCTACTGTTACTACAAAAACACTTTCTCCAACAGCTACAACAAAAGCAACTATAAAGCCTACAGTAATTACTACAAATGCAGCTACTGCTACTACGAAAACACTTGCTCCAACAGCTACAACAAAAGCAACTATAAAGCCTACAGTAATTACTACAAATGCAGCTACTGCTACTACGAAAACACTTGCTCCAACAGCTACAACAAAAGCAACTATAAAGCCTACAGTAATTACTACAAATGCAGCTACTGTTACTACAAAAACACTTTCTCCAACAGCTACAACAAAAGCAACTATAAAGCCTACAGCAATTACTACAAATGCAGCTACTGCTACTACGAAAACACTTGCTCCAACAGCTACAACAAAAGCAACTATAAAGCCTACAGTAATTACTACAAATGCAGCTACTGCTATTACGAAAACACTTGCTCCAACAGCTACAACAAAAGCAACTATAAAGCCTACAGTAATTACTACAAATGCAGCTACTGTTACTACAAAAACACTTTCTCCAACAGCTACAACAAAAGCAACTATAAAGCCTACAGTAATTACTACAAATGCAGCTACTGCTACTACGAAAACACTTGCTCCAACAGCTACAACAAAAGCAACTATAAAGCCTACAGTAATTACTACAAATGCAGCTACTGTTACTACAAAAACACTTTCTCCAACAGCTACAACAAAAGCAACTATAAAGCCTACAGCAATTACTACAAATGCAGCTACTGCTACTACGAAAACACTTGCTCCAACAGCTACAACAAAAGCAACTATAAAGCCTACAGTAATTACTACAAATGCAGCTACTGCTACTACGAAAACACTTGCTCCAACAGCTACAACAAAAGCAACTATAAAGCCTACAACAATTACTACAAAAGCAGCTACTACAACAACCAAAAAAGCTACTACTGAAACAACAACTACTCCtacaactactactaccaccaccactacaACAACCACAAAACCGACTAccaaaactactactactactactactactactactactactacaacaacagTTGCAGCAACTCATCCACAACCAACTGTCGAGATGAGTGTTGGTTTAAAGCGTCCTTATGTTCCAGAGCTTGCTAATCCTCAGAGTCAGGAATTCAAAGAATTGGCTGCCATTGTGACTAAAGTG tttaatctaatctataaAGCGCTCTATGGCTCCCGCTTCCTCTGGAGCACTGTCCGAGCCTTCAG ACCTCAGAACAGACGTGCAGATGACTTTACGCAAGCAGATGTCGAACTGGTATTCAACGAGAGTTCCACAAAACCTCTCCCATCTGGTGCCGAAGTAGTGAACAAACTCAAAGATATTGCAGAAAATAACAATACCTTCGATGTGGAATTTGATGCCACCGCAATCAGTGTCATCA ATGAGCCACACAGGGTCCCTGTGGAATTCCGAACAAATGGCACTTTTGAAGCGGCTCTCTCAGATTCTAGTTCAGATTTATTCACAAACAGAGCACTCATGATTAAAACAGGA